A segment of the Fusarium musae strain F31 chromosome 2, whole genome shotgun sequence genome:
AGACCGAAACTTGCGGTAGTGACAATGCCTTCTCCATCTGGCAGGATCCCACTTTCAAGCTCACCAACCTTGGAGGAGTTGTTACTCAACTCCAAGGAACTGTCCAGTCTATCGCCGGTTATAAGCCCAACGGTTGCTACACTGACAACTCCTCCAAGGGCCGCGCTCTGACATGGCCCATGGATATTGATGGTTCTCAGATGACCCCTACTAGTTGCTTGACTGCCTGCGCTGACCAGGGCTTCCCTTTTGCTGGTCTTGAATATGGTGGTGAATGCTACTGCGGTAACGTCCTGGCCAACGACACGGTCAAGGCAGATGTTGGTGACTGCAACGTTCCTTGCAACGGTGACAAGACCCTGCTCTGCGGTGGACCTAGTCGTTTGAGTGTCTACGTTGCTGAGGATCTGCTTTCTCTTCAGCCATGTGGCTGGAAGCCCAGCaactctgcctctgcctcggCTTCCGTTTCTCTCTGGTCATCTACCTCTACCACTTCCGCTACTACCTCAAGTGTTGCTACTTCCAGTTCTTCAAGCACCATTCCTGTCATTAGCTCCGAATCGATTGTCACTAGCTCTTCCACAACATTGAGCACTTTGACCAGCACTACTGCAAATGGACAGTCTTCTACCACGGGTCAGCCTTCTGGTCCCTCTGGTCCCTCTGGTCCCTCTGGTCCCTCTGGTCCTTCTGGTCCTTCTTCCACTACCAACAAACCTCCGGGTCCCTCCAACCCTTCTTCCACCAACGGTAATGGCCAGTCTACCACCAACAAGCCTTCCACTACATCCTGCAGCACCACTACTGGTCCAGCTATGTGTACTTCTACCGTTGTCGTACCCAACACCTGCGAGTACAAGTGTGGTAACTGGTGTGCGCCGTCTGTCCCTGACTTCCAGGATCAAAACAGTTGCCAGACCGCCTACAACAACTGCGCCAAGAACATTGCTGCTTGCTTCCAGAACGCTGGCTGGCCCGGCGCTCTGAACTGCTTCGATTTCTCTAAGTGGTGTGATGGTGTCCAGGGCTAttgtgcttcttcttgctcccgTGGTCGTAGCTGCAACAAGCTTGGCTGCATTAAGAACAACGCTCCCACTGGCGGAAACAGTGCCTCGACCACTACCAGCGTCTATCCCTGCGCCGTCACCAGCACTTCCACGACTTCTTCGGCTGCTGTCACCTCTTGTGCTCCTCAGCCCACCAACATTTGCCAGCAGCCCAGCTCCAACATCTGGGGCTATGGTCCCGGCAACCCTGTCGGTGGCATTGAGCTGCCTCTGGTTGCCTGTAACGACTTGAAGAGCGACTTTTCTCAGAACCCCTTCAAGCTTTACACCAATACCAACTCcaattcttgctcttcttatCGCCGCAACCAGCAGTCCAGCGCTTGTGCCGACGCCTGCAAGGCTCAGTACAACGCTTGTGTCGGTACCTATGTCCAGAGCTGCAAGAAGCTTAACACTCGCAGTGATAGCAGTAACTACTTCGACAAGCGATCTCACTCCCACTTCCACAAGCGTGCACTCGAGAAGTCTGGTATCGAGCCTCGCTTCTTCAACCTATTCGGTAACGACCAGTGGCAGAGCGCTCAGAATAAGTGCTCCATCCAGTATGCTGACTGTCTCTGGGAGAACGCCAATGTCAATTTCAGCAGCCGCTGCCAGAACTTCGGCTCTGGTTTGTAAGGGATGTTCGCTCAGTAATCTGGAGTTTCGGAGATTGGTGGCCAAAAGCGGTGGTGGTGTTTAGGTTTGAGCATGGGATGGGAGATATGGTTTGCTTTTCGGTTTGGTGTTTACTGCTGTTTCCACATACACTCGCTTGGTTGTCGTTTTATTGATTAGACTATCGTTCGCTAAACAGAAGCTGCTTTGTTTTGATATGCCAACcccttctcttctccttacTTTTGTGAACTTGATCATAACTCTCAGCAAAATTCTATGTCTGTCCTCGGCATCTTCATTGTCACAAGCTTTGAGAGTCTATGTGTCTGACTGAATTAAGAGACTACCTTTGCCATGACTTGATGAAGTGGATAAGTGCCCTTTGGGTATAAAACAGGATGTCAGAGGTAACTTTTAGCACTCTCGTCACTCgatttataactttttttttatgaTAAAAGAATATCCAATGTACCGTTTTTACCAATACGGTATAGACATTCACCCAAACCTGTGAAGCTCAGATTTCGTCTCTCTAGGGTAAACTGTGACAATTCCTGAGGGTCACTCATCGTTGGTTTCATACTAAATTGACGGAAACTGCACCATCGAGAACAAATAGGTTTCTCTATATGGCCTCCGGAACGAGAAGAACTTCTCGGTTGAATAACGTTTCCATTCCGTGCAGACATCATTGTTTCAAAAACCGAATGTGTTCGACCTCAGCTAAGAAATCAAAGACCAAAGCAAAATCCAAACAGGGACGAGTCAACCATTGGCGTATTACTTCATAAAATGGCTTCACCCCGGTTTGTGATATAGAGTAATGGAGCAACAATGAGAACTaccttacttaaggtaagTAAGTACCTGGGCTGCTGAGGTGAGGTATATTCAACGTGAGATATACACACAGtgtaaaatatatacttgAGGGAAATTGATACTGTACAAAAACACGCGCCAGGGAATGAGAGGTACCAACTTAAGCCAAGACCCAACAAACGTGTTTTTAAGAACCTCATCTTGTCCTTCCAGTTCAAAAATATCAGCGACATGAAAATACCACAAAAGGTAATGGAGGAGATTCTGAATAAAGTG
Coding sequences within it:
- a CDS encoding hypothetical protein (EggNog:ENOG41): MFSFRTIVAGATIALAGMAQATHIDYPPCLDPFQPYVSSGCYMDGVEGHMGGALIYRSGQNQYNMTVEKCVAECKGNGFRYAGLKYYGVCYCGSTVGGIQLPDSQCNYPCTGDKTETCGSDNAFSIWQDPTFKLTNLGGVVTQLQGTVQSIAGYKPNGCYTDNSSKGRALTWPMDIDGSQMTPTSCLTACADQGFPFAGLEYGGECYCGNVLANDTVKADVGDCNVPCNGDKTLLCGGPSRLSVYVAEDLLSLQPCGWKPSNSASASASVSLWSSTSTTSATTSSVATSSSSSTIPVISSESIVTSSSTTLSTLTSTTANGQSSTTGQPSGPSGPSGPSGPSGPSGPSSTTNKPPGPSNPSSTNGNGQSTTNKPSTTSCSTTTGPAMCTSTVVVPNTCEYKCGNWCAPSVPDFQDQNSCQTAYNNCAKNIAACFQNAGWPGALNCFDFSKWCDGVQGYCASSCSRGRSCNKLGCIKNNAPTGGNSASTTTSVYPCAVTSTSTTSSAAVTSCAPQPTNICQQPSSNIWGYGPGNPVGGIELPLVACNDLKSDFSQNPFKLYTNTNSNSCSSYRRNQQSSACADACKAQYNACVGTYVQSCKKLNTRSDSSNYFDKRSHSHFHKRALEKSGIEPRFFNLFGNDQWQSAQNKCSIQYADCLWENANVNFSSRCQNFGSGL